From the genome of Sulfurimonas sp., one region includes:
- a CDS encoding tyrosine-type recombinase/integrase: MALNDSLKKINIPVLDTKGLYLKDSSNLFSKKELNKNDLKKLDYENISIVLKFYFRNKQIKKTISFNSITGLQAIKKAISKRTELKEELEEHGLIKKKDFKTLNEYWDEYVTYKASIWDPNTKITNTTFYDKWIRDKAGEINFEKVTTRDLQDIVNLILKSTNPLTKKIYSPRTALSVKQQIRSLYNYYMKQNVIDKNPATNIEIPKFDNTVNFELSDEERLKLFEAIKSYPIQKYKGVMLFIYAGRRLNEVLTLDWRNINFNSKTYNIEGIYAKNRRNQEFPLNPLLEKFLLSYDQKSSGLIFTAHKDRTKPLSQETFRRHWKKLIDSLGINMRIHDSRHLLGNTMINKGYSLEAIGKTMGHSSVHVTKRYAKTDLNTANDVLSDYLN; the protein is encoded by the coding sequence ATGGCTCTTAATGATTCTCTTAAAAAAATCAATATACCTGTACTAGATACAAAAGGATTATATCTAAAGGATAGTTCAAATCTCTTTTCAAAAAAAGAACTAAATAAGAATGATCTAAAAAAATTAGACTACGAAAATATTAGTATAGTACTAAAATTCTATTTTCGAAATAAACAAATCAAGAAAACTATCTCTTTCAATAGCATAACTGGCTTACAAGCTATAAAAAAGGCTATTTCTAAAAGAACTGAATTAAAAGAAGAGCTTGAGGAACACGGTCTTATTAAGAAGAAAGACTTTAAAACATTAAATGAATATTGGGATGAATATGTGACTTATAAAGCTTCAATTTGGGATCCAAATACAAAAATAACAAATACAACTTTTTATGATAAGTGGATAAGAGATAAAGCTGGAGAAATTAATTTTGAAAAAGTAACTACAAGAGACTTACAAGATATAGTCAACTTAATTTTAAAAAGTACTAACCCATTAACTAAAAAAATTTATTCACCACGCACTGCTTTAAGTGTAAAACAGCAAATTAGATCCTTATACAATTATTATATGAAACAAAATGTTATTGATAAAAATCCTGCTACAAATATTGAAATTCCAAAATTTGACAACACTGTTAACTTTGAACTTAGTGACGAAGAACGTCTAAAACTATTTGAGGCAATAAAATCATATCCTATACAAAAGTATAAAGGGGTCATGCTCTTTATATATGCCGGTAGACGTTTAAATGAAGTACTGACTCTTGATTGGAGAAATATTAATTTTAACTCTAAGACATACAATATAGAAGGTATTTATGCTAAGAATAGACGAAACCAGGAATTTCCACTTAATCCACTTCTTGAAAAATTTTTATTATCTTATGATCAAAAAAGCTCAGGTTTAATATTTACTGCACATAAAGATAGAACCAAACCATTAAGTCAAGAAACATTTCGTAGACACTGGAAAAAACTTATTGATAGTTTAGGCATTAATATGAGAATACACGATTCAAGACATTTACTTGGAAATACAATGATAAACAAAGGATATAGTTTAGAAGCGATAGGAAAAACGATGGGACATAGTTCTGTACATGTAACAAAACGCTATGCTAAAACTGATTTAAATACTGCAAATGATGTTTTGAGTGATTATTTAAATTGA
- a CDS encoding type I restriction-modification system subunit M — MSEEAKKLLEQQLWNIANTLRGKMDADEFRDYILGFIFYKYLSEKMEDYANEILVEDNITYFDIIGSDDEEDYIEAIKEEAIEKLGYFLRPEELFSEVAKRGNGLENNFILEDLTSILRNIEQTTMGTESEDDFVHLFEDLDLASTKLGKSVEQRNKLIVQVLTHLDKINFELKNHDRDVLGDAYEYLIAQFAAGAGKKAGEFYTPQQVSKVLAKIVTNGKSKLKSVYDPTCGSGSLLLRVAKEVEDVSAFYGQELNRTTYNLARMNMIMHDVHYRKFDIKQDDTLEHPQHLEERFEAIVANPPFSAKWSANDLFLSDDRFSQYGKLAPSSKADFAFVQHMIHHLDENGTMAIVLPHGVLFRGSAEGHIRKYLIEDRNFLDAVIGLPANIFYGTGIPTCILVFKKCREDSDNILFIDASNDYKKVKTQNYLTEENVAKIVNTYASRTEIEKYSHLASMDEIKENDYNLNIPRYVDTFEEEEPIDLDDVSFELKALEVDMANTDETIAKFCDELGIAKPF; from the coding sequence ATGAGCGAAGAAGCAAAGAAACTATTAGAACAACAACTATGGAATATAGCAAACACACTTAGAGGTAAGATGGATGCTGATGAGTTTAGAGATTACATATTAGGTTTTATTTTTTACAAGTACTTATCAGAGAAGATGGAAGATTATGCAAACGAGATACTTGTAGAAGACAACATCACTTACTTTGACATCATAGGCTCAGATGATGAAGAGGACTACATAGAGGCTATCAAAGAAGAGGCTATAGAAAAGCTAGGTTACTTCCTAAGACCTGAAGAGCTATTCTCCGAGGTTGCTAAAAGGGGTAATGGTTTAGAAAACAACTTTATCTTAGAAGACCTTACATCTATCCTTAGAAACATAGAACAAACAACTATGGGAACAGAGTCTGAAGATGACTTTGTACACCTTTTTGAAGACCTTGACTTAGCTTCAACTAAACTAGGTAAATCTGTAGAACAAAGAAACAAGCTTATAGTTCAGGTTCTTACACACCTAGATAAAATCAACTTTGAACTTAAAAACCACGACAGAGATGTTCTAGGTGATGCCTATGAGTATCTTATAGCTCAGTTCGCCGCAGGTGCAGGTAAAAAAGCAGGAGAGTTCTATACTCCTCAACAGGTATCTAAAGTATTAGCAAAGATAGTAACAAATGGTAAATCAAAACTAAAATCAGTTTATGACCCAACTTGTGGTTCAGGTTCACTTCTTTTACGTGTTGCTAAAGAGGTTGAAGATGTATCTGCTTTTTATGGTCAAGAGCTTAACCGTACTACATACAACTTAGCTAGAATGAATATGATTATGCACGATGTTCACTACAGAAAGTTTGACATCAAACAAGATGACACACTAGAACATCCACAACACTTAGAAGAGAGATTTGAAGCTATAGTTGCTAATCCTCCTTTTAGTGCTAAATGGTCTGCTAATGACTTGTTTTTGAGTGATGATAGATTCTCACAGTACGGTAAACTAGCCCCATCTAGTAAAGCCGATTTTGCTTTTGTACAACACATGATACACCATTTAGATGAGAATGGTACTATGGCTATTGTCCTACCTCACGGGGTACTGTTTAGAGGTTCAGCAGAAGGTCACATAAGAAAGTACCTTATAGAAGATAGAAACTTCCTTGATGCTGTCATAGGTCTACCTGCAAATATCTTCTATGGTACAGGTATTCCTACTTGTATCTTGGTATTTAAAAAATGTAGAGAAGATAGTGATAATATACTTTTCATAGATGCTTCAAACGATTACAAGAAAGTAAAGACTCAAAACTATCTTACAGAAGAAAATGTAGCTAAGATAGTTAATACTTATGCTTCAAGGACTGAAATAGAGAAATACTCTCACCTAGCTTCAATGGATGAAATCAAAGAAAATGACTACAACCTAAACATCCCTAGATATGTAGATACTTTTGAAGAGGAAGAGCCTATTGATTTAGATGATGTTAGTTTTGAACTAAAAGCTCTTGAAGTTGATATGGCTAATACAGATGAAACCATAGCTAAGTTCTGCGATGAGCTAGGCATAGCTAAACCATTTTAG
- a CDS encoding TetR/AcrR family transcriptional regulator — translation MNKTKKLLIDITFDLLYKKGYCATSMSDILDIAKLTKGAMYYHFSTKDVLILATMEHYLEPILTSGWIEPLKQSEKPLETITKQIDEFYAMYADKSSFLSIKHGCPLNNFIIDMSDKNEEFFTYLKSVYKRWEDSVTEALQYAQDLNQTKTKFDAKSKSLFIISSIEGSIGTAKAYNDLDALRKSFDVLNSYILEL, via the coding sequence ATGAATAAGACTAAAAAGCTACTAATAGATATTACATTTGACTTGCTATATAAAAAAGGTTATTGTGCTACAAGTATGTCTGATATTTTAGATATCGCCAAACTTACAAAAGGTGCGATGTATTATCATTTCTCTACAAAAGACGTACTTATTTTAGCAACTATGGAGCACTATTTAGAACCTATCCTAACTTCTGGATGGATAGAGCCTCTAAAACAAAGTGAAAAGCCATTAGAGACCATAACAAAACAGATAGATGAATTTTACGCTATGTATGCAGATAAGAGTAGTTTTTTGTCTATAAAGCATGGATGCCCTCTTAATAATTTCATAATAGATATGAGTGATAAAAATGAAGAGTTCTTTACCTATTTAAAAAGTGTTTATAAAAGATGGGAAGATTCTGTTACAGAAGCGCTTCAATATGCACAGGACTTAAACCAAACAAAAACCAAGTTTGATGCAAAGAGTAAATCTCTTTTTATCATATCATCAATTGAGGGTTCAATAGGCACTGCTAAAGCATATAACGATTTGGATGCTCTAAGGAAAAGTTTTGATGTGCTAAATTCATATATTTTAGAACTTTAA
- a CDS encoding tyrosine-type recombinase/integrase → MIHNMTQPKLFTRGNKLWIRFSFNGKVIKRPLHLDNSKTNVKIANLQIIPQLILKVTSGEFFENEKAKIPTVDEYAEISFTAHEAERKPTTTVDYRNIYRKHIQPYFGNVTLDKIKASEVSVWKNKLYKNGLSSRRVNAIKKVFGTIVQDAVDDEVVLSNPVRKSKALPPHIEKSIIPFSLDEVGKILEAAEGQDKNLIATLFMTGVRTGELIALKWENVDLDNRTIDIVATIGRGLEGLPKTKSSVRTIPILDSLYDYLVDQYAITGQKKSYVFLNPNDSHFFDSKNLRNGLWKKVLKKADIKYRTIYQTRHTFCSLHLQDGSNLAWVSKVMGHKNSKITLEKYSKFVPSDSKISTVFDKL, encoded by the coding sequence ATGATACATAATATGACACAACCAAAGCTTTTTACACGTGGTAATAAGCTTTGGATTAGGTTTAGTTTTAATGGAAAGGTTATAAAAAGGCCTTTACATCTTGATAATTCTAAAACAAATGTAAAGATAGCAAATTTACAGATAATTCCACAGTTGATTCTTAAAGTAACAAGTGGAGAGTTCTTTGAAAATGAAAAAGCTAAAATTCCGACTGTTGATGAGTATGCAGAGATTTCTTTTACAGCTCATGAAGCTGAAAGAAAACCAACTACCACAGTTGACTATCGAAATATATACAGAAAACATATCCAACCATATTTTGGAAATGTAACGTTAGATAAAATAAAAGCAAGTGAAGTCAGTGTTTGGAAAAATAAACTATATAAAAATGGGCTCTCTTCAAGACGTGTAAATGCAATTAAAAAAGTGTTTGGCACCATAGTGCAAGATGCCGTAGATGATGAAGTAGTTCTATCAAATCCAGTTAGAAAATCTAAAGCACTTCCTCCTCATATTGAAAAAAGTATTATTCCCTTTTCATTAGATGAAGTTGGTAAGATACTTGAAGCTGCTGAAGGTCAAGACAAAAACTTGATTGCGACTCTCTTTATGACTGGAGTAAGAACCGGTGAACTGATCGCTTTAAAATGGGAAAATGTGGATCTTGATAATCGTACTATTGATATAGTTGCTACGATAGGAAGAGGACTTGAAGGTCTTCCAAAGACAAAATCTAGTGTCAGAACTATTCCCATACTTGATTCATTGTATGATTATCTTGTAGATCAGTATGCAATTACTGGACAGAAGAAAAGTTATGTATTCTTAAATCCTAATGATTCACATTTTTTTGACAGTAAAAATCTGAGAAATGGTTTATGGAAGAAAGTTCTTAAAAAAGCAGATATTAAATATAGGACTATATACCAGACACGTCATACATTTTGTAGTTTACACTTACAAGATGGTTCTAATTTAGCTTGGGTATCAAAAGTAATGGGACATAAAAATTCAAAAATTACTCTGGAAAAATACTCTAAATTCGTTCCCTCAGATTCTAAAATATCAACAGTGTTTGACAAGCTGTAA
- a CDS encoding DNA-processing protein DprA has product MISAVSPYEELIAYETLWARQSSTLAKIATFLKNVSIPSKASFDLSDMTKKEEVEGFFSQIPKDFSVITAESAQYPQSLKDPKHQIKLFYYKGDLGLLEAEKRISIVGARKTSEEGRRRAAKIARLLVKQGYVIVSGLAAGIDTSAMEATIDVGGKVIGVIGTPINQYYPKENKSLQDEIANKHLLISHVPIYKYSKEPFNSKKFYFPQRNTVMAAISDATIIVEASDTSGSLTQARACINMGRKLFILDSCFENSSITWPKKYLEHGAIRVKSIKDIVDNL; this is encoded by the coding sequence ATGATTAGCGCTGTTTCACCTTATGAAGAACTAATTGCTTATGAAACTTTGTGGGCAAGACAAAGTTCGACATTAGCTAAGATAGCAACTTTTTTAAAAAATGTTTCTATTCCTTCTAAAGCATCATTTGATTTAAGTGATATGACTAAAAAAGAAGAAGTTGAAGGTTTTTTTTCTCAAATACCAAAAGATTTTTCAGTTATTACAGCAGAAAGTGCACAATATCCGCAATCATTAAAAGATCCAAAACATCAAATTAAGCTATTTTACTATAAAGGTGATTTAGGATTACTAGAGGCAGAAAAAAGAATATCTATTGTTGGTGCAAGAAAAACAAGTGAAGAAGGAAGAAGAAGAGCTGCTAAAATAGCTAGATTATTAGTAAAGCAAGGTTATGTAATCGTTTCTGGTTTAGCTGCAGGAATAGATACAAGTGCAATGGAAGCTACAATTGATGTTGGTGGCAAAGTAATAGGTGTAATTGGAACACCAATAAATCAATATTATCCAAAAGAAAATAAGTCTCTACAAGATGAAATAGCTAACAAGCATCTTTTAATTAGTCATGTACCAATTTATAAATATTCTAAAGAACCATTTAATAGCAAAAAATTTTATTTTCCACAAAGAAATACAGTAATGGCAGCTATATCTGATGCCACAATTATAGTTGAAGCTTCTGACACGAGTGGTTCTCTAACCCAAGCTAGAGCATGTATAAATATGGGAAGAAAATTATTTATACTTGATTCATGTTTTGAAAATTCATCTATAACATGGCCAAAAAAATATCTAGAACATGGTGCTATTAGAGTAAAGAGTATAAAAGATATAGTGGATAATCTTTAA
- a CDS encoding cytochrome c — protein MKKLLMAVMTLGLTSGVLVANEINAYKKCAGCHGVKGEKPALGKSKVIKDMTKKEIVDAMVGYQNGSYGGPMKGLMMGQAKQLSKDDIEAIANNIGK, from the coding sequence ATGAAAAAATTGTTAATGGCTGTAATGACTTTAGGATTGACATCAGGTGTTTTAGTAGCTAATGAGATTAATGCATATAAAAAGTGTGCAGGGTGTCATGGTGTTAAAGGTGAAAAGCCAGCTCTTGGAAAAAGTAAAGTTATTAAAGATATGACAAAAAAAGAGATAGTTGATGCTATGGTAGGTTATCAAAATGGTTCGTATGGTGGTCCTATGAAAGGTTTGATGATGGGGCAAGCTAAACAATTAAGTAAAGATGATATTGAAGCTATAGCAAACAACATAGGCAAATAA
- a CDS encoding restriction endonuclease subunit S has translation MSNVPKLRFKEFSEEWEEKSLKDLTKINQGLQIQISDRFTEQVENSYFYITNEFLKETSSNKYFIKNPPESVLCTESDVLMTRTGNTGQVVTNVNGAFHNNFFKIKYSDDLNKDFLVEFLRLRDTQNMILRYAGTSTIPDLNHGDFYRLKINLPSKQEQEKIASFLTSVDTKIEQLTKKEELLKQYKKGVMQQIFSQEIRFQANDGSEFEDWYEKKLGDILISSRLGGNYANSEKENSTPLIKMGNLDRGKILLNKIEYIEQNETIDDKDLIQYGDLFFNTRNTLDLVGKVAAWRNELPIAYYNSNLMLMKFENNFFMNYRLNSFDGIKALRRIATGTTSVAAIYTKDLLKVTLSIPSLEEQTKIANFISSIDSKIEQVSAQLDSTKEFKKALLQQMFV, from the coding sequence ATGAGTAATGTACCTAAGTTAAGATTTAAAGAGTTTAGTGAAGAATGGGAAGAAAAGTCACTTAAAGATTTAACTAAAATAAATCAAGGACTTCAAATACAAATATCTGATAGATTTACAGAACAAGTTGAAAATAGCTATTTTTATATAACAAATGAGTTTTTGAAAGAGACTTCAAGTAATAAGTATTTTATTAAAAATCCTCCTGAGTCAGTATTATGTACCGAAAGTGATGTTTTAATGACTAGAACAGGTAACACAGGACAAGTAGTTACAAATGTAAATGGTGCTTTTCATAACAACTTCTTTAAAATAAAGTATTCTGATGACTTAAATAAAGACTTTTTAGTAGAGTTTTTAAGGTTAAGAGATACTCAAAATATGATATTAAGATACGCTGGTACTTCAACAATACCTGATTTAAACCATGGTGACTTTTATAGACTTAAAATAAATCTACCATCAAAACAAGAACAAGAAAAGATAGCTTCATTTCTTACTTCAGTAGATACCAAAATAGAACAGCTAACAAAAAAAGAGGAGCTTTTAAAGCAGTATAAAAAAGGTGTAATGCAACAAATCTTCTCTCAAGAGATTAGGTTCCAAGCTAATGATGGTAGTGAGTTTGAGGATTGGTATGAGAAGAAGTTAGGGGATATACTTATAAGCTCAAGATTAGGTGGAAATTATGCTAACTCTGAAAAAGAAAACTCTACTCCTTTAATTAAAATGGGTAATCTTGATAGAGGTAAAATATTGTTAAATAAGATTGAGTACATCGAACAGAATGAAACCATTGATGATAAAGATTTAATTCAATACGGAGACTTATTCTTTAATACAAGAAATACTCTAGATTTAGTTGGTAAAGTGGCAGCATGGAGAAATGAACTACCAATAGCTTACTATAACTCAAATCTAATGTTGATGAAGTTTGAAAATAACTTCTTTATGAACTATAGGCTTAACTCATTTGATGGTATAAAAGCTTTAAGAAGGATAGCAACTGGAACAACTAGTGTCGCAGCTATCTACACTAAAGATTTATTAAAAGTTACTCTATCAATACCTTCTCTAGAAGAACAAACTAAGATAGCAAACTTCATATCATCTATAGACTCTAAAATAGAGCAAGTGTCAGCACAACTAGACTCAACAAAAGAGTTTAAAAAAGCATTGCTACAGCAGATGTTTGTGTAA
- a CDS encoding GNAT family N-acetyltransferase, which translates to MRILIDTNIFIHFEDNKVMDESYSKFLRLCSLYKHQIVVHPYSIEDILQDKDPVRKSISLSKVKRYQALEYPPIPTQTELNDLGLNSSTRNDEVDNIILFALVKETVGILITEDVGIHKKAKYLGLDTRVLFLKQALHALELLHTIEDHRYPNIINNKVYNLNINEPFFDSLKLDYPEFSIWFKRISQEARDCWIYNGHDNSLGGLIIYKDEMNPVITHNGEILEGKTLKISTLKVSEQEQGKKIGELFLKKIFSFALKNDYKNIYLTTKKNKQEYLINLIEDFGFKEFELCTKQRDIVYVKEIPSSAPYNRQLDSFEYHKKFFPYFDAHRTKKHFIPIQPSFHRILFPEIEKQQQFFYNNLQAGNTIKKIYLSHSKYTKMSSGDIVLFYRSEDRKAITTLGIVEHIKNAKANDFNKVLEYSIKRSVYNYEQIKEYSKKDTLIVLFRIISHFNTPLTREWLLSNTQYKNWQAITEIDDTSFRKILKHDNYQYFNYRDEY; encoded by the coding sequence ATGAGGATATTAATTGACACAAATATCTTCATTCACTTTGAAGATAATAAAGTCATGGATGAAAGCTATTCAAAATTCCTAAGATTATGTTCTCTGTATAAACATCAGATAGTTGTACATCCATATTCTATTGAAGATATACTGCAAGACAAAGATCCTGTTAGGAAAAGTATTAGCCTTTCAAAAGTTAAAAGATATCAAGCTCTTGAATATCCACCAATCCCTACGCAAACAGAGTTAAATGATTTAGGATTAAATTCATCAACTAGGAACGATGAAGTAGACAATATTATTTTATTCGCATTAGTTAAAGAAACGGTCGGTATATTAATTACTGAAGATGTTGGGATACATAAAAAAGCAAAGTATTTAGGATTGGATACAAGAGTCCTTTTTTTAAAGCAAGCCCTACATGCTTTGGAACTCTTGCATACTATTGAAGATCACCGATATCCTAATATTATAAATAACAAAGTATATAATCTAAATATTAATGAACCATTCTTCGATTCTTTAAAGCTTGACTATCCTGAGTTCAGCATATGGTTTAAAAGGATAAGTCAAGAGGCAAGAGATTGTTGGATATATAATGGGCATGATAACTCTTTGGGTGGATTAATTATTTATAAAGATGAGATGAATCCTGTTATTACACATAACGGAGAGATATTAGAAGGTAAAACACTTAAGATATCAACATTAAAAGTTTCCGAACAAGAGCAAGGTAAAAAGATAGGAGAGCTTTTTTTAAAAAAAATATTTAGTTTTGCACTTAAAAATGATTATAAAAATATTTACTTAACAACTAAAAAGAATAAGCAAGAATATCTTATTAATCTTATTGAAGACTTTGGATTTAAAGAATTTGAATTATGTACAAAACAAAGAGATATAGTATATGTAAAAGAGATACCTTCTTCAGCACCATATAACCGTCAGCTTGATAGCTTTGAATATCATAAAAAGTTTTTTCCATATTTTGATGCTCATAGAACAAAGAAACATTTTATACCAATTCAACCATCTTTTCATAGAATTCTTTTCCCAGAAATCGAAAAACAACAACAGTTTTTTTATAATAATCTACAAGCTGGAAATACAATCAAAAAAATATACCTATCTCATTCTAAGTATACTAAAATGTCTTCAGGAGATATCGTATTATTTTATCGTTCAGAAGATCGTAAAGCTATCACTACACTCGGTATTGTAGAACATATAAAAAATGCTAAAGCTAATGATTTTAATAAAGTCTTGGAATATTCAATAAAAAGGTCTGTTTACAACTATGAGCAGATTAAAGAGTATTCTAAAAAAGACACACTCATAGTTTTATTTAGAATTATTAGTCATTTTAATACTCCACTTACAAGAGAGTGGCTATTATCAAATACACAATATAAGAATTGGCAAGCTATTACTGAGATAGATGATACATCTTTTAGAAAAATTTTAAAACATGACAATTACCAATATTTCAACTATAGGGATGAATACTAA
- a CDS encoding NnrS family protein, giving the protein MFKSSFLSQPHRPFFILGVANAVIMMAFFAFAYKGLFSVELDPLFIHVYTTVFTVFINFFLGFIFTTYPRFAAVEPISQGIYSRIFFSMLLGSVIFLLGTYISIWISLVAMFIIAYANYKSTIVLQNIYKSSPLDDLEDAFWILRSFQISIAANILMIISLFIQPLQNIAIAVSFFMFCIFLTFAVGQRMIPFFSHSMSQKNPYLVKTIFILFIFKTLFFAFDTNNYLKSMEILVDLILCMFLMKEFLRWNLFEIKAAPILWILHLGLFWLPVAFFIDALALVAEMFLETSFSFLGLHLIALGFLTTILIGFGTRVTYGHSGQVPQASGLVLYLFYFTQLVVLSRFLYSLNLGFSWSFEFLFDISITAWLILFILWAYKFISILIKGYVD; this is encoded by the coding sequence ATTTTTAAATCATCATTTTTATCTCAACCGCATAGACCTTTTTTTATACTAGGAGTAGCAAATGCTGTTATTATGATGGCATTTTTTGCCTTTGCTTACAAAGGTTTGTTTAGCGTGGAATTAGACCCATTGTTCATTCATGTATATACAACTGTTTTTACTGTATTTATAAACTTTTTTTTAGGTTTTATTTTTACCACATATCCCAGATTCGCTGCCGTTGAACCAATTAGTCAAGGTATATATTCTCGTATTTTTTTTAGCATGCTTTTAGGATCGGTTATTTTTTTACTAGGTACATATATATCTATATGGATATCTTTAGTTGCAATGTTTATAATAGCCTATGCAAACTATAAAAGTACTATTGTGCTTCAAAATATTTATAAAAGTTCTCCACTGGATGATCTTGAAGATGCTTTTTGGATATTAAGATCATTTCAAATATCTATTGCGGCCAATATTCTTATGATTATTTCACTTTTTATTCAACCCTTGCAAAATATTGCTATTGCAGTGTCTTTTTTTATGTTTTGTATTTTTTTAACTTTTGCCGTAGGTCAAAGAATGATCCCTTTTTTCTCACATAGCATGAGCCAAAAAAATCCATACTTAGTTAAAACAATATTTATACTTTTTATATTTAAGACTTTGTTTTTTGCATTTGATACTAACAACTATCTTAAATCTATGGAAATTTTAGTAGATCTTATTTTGTGCATGTTCCTAATGAAAGAGTTTTTAAGATGGAATCTTTTTGAGATCAAAGCAGCCCCAATTTTGTGGATCTTGCATTTGGGATTATTTTGGCTTCCAGTTGCTTTTTTTATAGATGCTTTGGCATTAGTGGCTGAAATGTTTTTAGAGACATCTTTTTCATTTTTAGGATTACATCTTATAGCACTTGGTTTTTTGACAACCATCCTAATAGGTTTTGGTACAAGAGTAACTTATGGACATTCTGGACAAGTACCTCAGGCAAGTGGACTGGTTTTGTACTTATTTTACTTTACACAACTTGTAGTACTTTCAAGATTTTTATACAGTTTAAACTTAGGTTTTTCTTGGAGTTTTGAGTTTTTATTTGATATATCAATTACTGCGTGGTTAATATTATTTATCTTATGGGCTTACAAATTTATATCTATTTTAATAAAGGGTTATGTTGATTAA
- a CDS encoding DNA-binding protein, producing MEIKYENLEKIDELVLKVNQLLENTNPEKRWLNINEAAYYLGYSKDHLHKLKNDELIQGKHYYKKGKLLFDKYALDEWVTTYKSNDINTSEIVSDILEDIAC from the coding sequence GTGGAAATAAAATATGAAAACTTAGAGAAGATTGATGAGCTTGTACTTAAAGTTAATCAACTCTTAGAAAATACAAATCCTGAAAAGAGATGGTTAAACATCAACGAAGCAGCTTATTATCTTGGATATTCAAAAGACCATCTGCACAAACTAAAAAATGATGAGCTTATTCAAGGCAAGCACTATTATAAAAAAGGGAAGCTACTATTCGACAAATATGCGCTTGATGAATGGGTTACTACTTATAAATCAAATGACATTAATACTTCTGAAATAGTGTCTGATATTTTAGAGGATATAGCATGTTAA
- a CDS encoding cytochrome C, which yields MIKFFTLWLFILSFSLNADNYGGLLLRGNCTTCHHMDKSISAPAMKIIKQKYLSAFPQKKDFVSFMSEWVLKPNKETSIMHDMIDEYELMPELAYDRDTLEKIVEYIYETDL from the coding sequence ATGATAAAATTCTTTACATTATGGTTGTTTATATTATCATTTAGTTTAAATGCAGATAATTATGGAGGGTTGTTGTTACGTGGTAACTGTACCACTTGCCATCACATGGATAAAAGTATTTCAGCACCTGCTATGAAAATAATTAAACAAAAATATTTATCAGCTTTCCCACAAAAAAAAGATTTTGTCTCTTTTATGTCTGAGTGGGTACTAAAACCAAATAAAGAAACTTCTATAATGCACGATATGATCGATGAGTATGAACTTATGCCTGAGTTGGCATATGATAGAGATACTCTAGAGAAGATTGTTGAATATATTTATGAAACAGATTTGTAA
- a CDS encoding phosphoribosyltransferase, with the protein MLTKYDHKLHNRLNLLDSDECYYFFEATNEGYKGSKVNDLLFNFKKPIEKKGKAEWYYRDKAVDKFAKYLSKIESFNNNVMVVIPAATSKNRSSELFNDRIDETVRKLKLKCPNVVIEIPFDTKIDVQESHNGGTRKVEDIQNNTEWLGFNTKAETVVIVDDVLTTGAHYRAWKDMILSKEPTVKRVIGLFLALYTWR; encoded by the coding sequence ATGTTAACAAAATATGACCATAAATTACATAATAGATTGAATTTGCTTGATAGTGATGAGTGCTATTATTTCTTTGAGGCAACTAATGAAGGTTATAAAGGCTCTAAAGTGAATGATTTATTGTTTAATTTTAAAAAACCGATAGAAAAAAAAGGTAAAGCAGAATGGTATTATAGGGATAAAGCGGTTGACAAATTTGCAAAATATTTGTCTAAAATAGAAAGTTTTAATAACAATGTAATGGTAGTGATTCCTGCAGCAACTTCTAAAAATAGAAGTTCTGAATTATTTAATGATAGAATTGATGAGACGGTAAGAAAGCTAAAGCTGAAATGTCCTAATGTAGTAATAGAAATTCCATTTGATACCAAAATTGATGTTCAAGAGTCACATAATGGAGGGACAAGAAAGGTAGAGGATATTCAAAATAATACTGAATGGTTAGGGTTTAATACAAAAGCCGAAACTGTAGTCATTGTAGATGATGTATTAACAACCGGTGCTCATTATAGAGCATGGAAAGATATGATCTTATCAAAGGAACCGACAGTTAAAAGAGTCATAGGATTATTTTTAGCTTTATATACATGGAGATAG